The genomic interval AAGACATACACAGAGCATCAAGCATTACGTGATATTAATGTTACTTTTAATCCTAATGAAACAACCGTTATCGTTGGGCCTTCGGGCTCTGGAAAGTCTACGCTTCTGCGTTCTTTGAACTTATTGGAACGTCCAGATACTGGTTTGTATACCATTGATGATAAGCAAATCGATTTCTCTGAACCATTAGATACAGAAACAAAACTATGGGTACGCCGTCAAACTGGCATGGTTTTCCAACAACCACGTATGTTTGATCACTTAACTATTCTAGGTAATATTACCGAAGCACCTGTACAAGTATTGAAGCAAAAGCAAAAAGATGCTGAAGCTGAAGCACGTCAATTACTTGAACAAGTCGGTCTAGCTGATACAGCCAATCGTTATCCATACCAACTATCTGGTGGACAAACACAACGTATTGCTATTGCGCGCGCCTTAGCAATGCATCCCAAGTATTTATTGCTAGACGAACCAACATCCGCTTTAGATCCTGAAATGGAAGCCCGTATCCTACGTATCTTGAAGCAAATGTCTGATGAAAATCAATCAATGATTCTTGTCACTCATAATATGAAGTTTGCTCAAATGGCTGCTGATCGCATCCTCTTCCTAGAAGATGGTTCAATTACATTTGACGGCACACCTGAAACATTTTTTAATCATCCAACCGAACGTATTCAACGTTTCTTGAATGCCTTTGAAATCTAATTGTTCCACGTGGAACACAAAAAAACGACCTGATTAATTTCAGGTCGTTTTTTGTATTAATTATTGTTTCATTCTCTACTATGAGTAATGATAATACTTACTTTAATTTCCAAACCAGATAGGAAACATTGCTGCAGACATCCCCGCCCCGTGGCGAATGTTCTGTGTCTCTTTAATCATTAAACGAATTTTCGCGACATTATCTGGGGCTTGGAAATGGTTATTCCATTGATATTGCCCTAAGGCAAAATTTAAGCGCTCTAAAGCGCCATGAATATCTGTGTCTTTTTCTTGATAAAAGGTAATAAATAGTTGCGCAATTTCCGGATATTTTTCAGTATCCAACGTTAATGCTGTCTCTTGAATAAGTCCTAATAAATCATCCATATGCGTCTCCTTTATTTATTTTTCTTTTATCATCCCCTTAGGCTTGATGACAATTTTCATCAGATCCTTCATGAATATGTTGATTGTGTTCTAAGGCTTCATTCAGGATATCTAAAATATGGCTGTCATTTAGAGAATATGAGACAGTCTTCCCTACTTGACTCGTTGAAATCAGGTGGCCTTTACGAAGCAAGATCAATTGGTGTGATACAGCCGATTGTTCTAATCCTAAACGTTCAACAATTTCACTAACGTTCATCGTACGTTGTTCTAACATGTAGATAATTTGTAAACGCATTGGATGGCTTAGTAACTTAAATATATCCCGAATCCCTGTTACATCCGATTCAGATAGCTTGTTTACAGGACTTAATTCTGTCATTGCTTTTTCCTCTCGTGTTAATTCATTTGTATATTTTATCATAGTTTGAAAAAACAAATGATCTTGTGCCTTGTATTTTACACCTCATATGATAAACTTGTCATATGAAAAAGATTTCATACGAAAGGATATTATATTATGAAGAATTTACACTTAGACGCCGAGAACAAGCGTCGTGCCATCTTATTGGTGGCTGCCATATTACTAACCGTCTGTGCGTACATGATGCCATTGAACGTCGTTAGCATTGTGATTTTCCTAGTTGCCTACATACTTGCCGGTGGAGGCGTTGTTCTAAAAGCCGTCCGTCATATTTTTGAAGGTGATTTTTTCGATGAAAACACACTAATGAGTATCGCAACAATCGGTGCCTTAATTCTAGGAGACTTCCCTGAAGCGATTGCCGTGATGTTGTTCTTCTCTGTAGGAGAAATCATTGAAGATGCTGCTGTTGATCGTTCAAAGCGTTCAATTACCGAATTGTTGTCTGTGAAACCAGAATTTGCTAATCTTCAAACAATTAACGGATTTAAAGAAGTTAATCCAGAAACCGTTAAAATTGGTGATTTCATTCAAATCAAGCCAGGCGAAAAGGTTCCCTTAGACGGTGTCGTGGTTGATGGTACATCAACGCTAAATACTGCGGCTTTAACGGGTGAATCTATGCCCCAAACGGTTACAACTGGTGATGAAGTATTGAGTGGTTCAATTAATGATAATGGGACATTATTGTTAGAGGTTACAAAGGTCTTCGCCGACTCAACAGTTGCCAAGATTTTAGACCTTGTTGAAAACGCAAATGAAAAGAAAACTGATACAGAAAAATTCATTACCAAGTTTTCACACATCTACACACCAATCGTTGTTGGTGCTGCTCTACTTCTTGCCATTATTCCACCACTTGTATTTGGGGCTGAATGGTCAGTTTGGACGTCACGCGCACTAGTATTCTTAGTTATTTCATGTCCCTGTGCTTTGGTTCTATCAGTGCCCTTGGCTTTCTTTGCTGGTCTTGGTGCCACATCACAACATGGTGTATTAATTAAGGGAAGTAACTATTTAGAGGCTTTAAATAACGTTGATACTGTTGTTTTTGACAAGACAGGAACCTTGACTGAAGGTCGTTTCACGGTTCGTGATATCGTTCCTGAAAATGGAATTTCACGCGAAGAATTGCTTGCCTATACTGCTGCCGTAGAACAAACATCAACACATCCAATTGCTCGTTCAATCGTTCAAAGTTTTGAGGATAATCTAGCCGATTACACAGTTTCAAATACAATTGAAACTGCTGGCCATGGAATTGGCGCTACTGTTAATGGACGTAATGTCATTGTCGGTAACAACAAGGCATTAGCTACAATTGGATTGCCCGAACAAGCACTAGATAACGCCGGAACAACTGTTTTCGTAGCGGTTGATAACGTTTATTGGGGACATATCGTGATTGCTGATCAGCCTAAGGCAGACGCTAAGGGAGCAATTGATTCTCTGCATGCACAAGGTATCAAGAAGACGGTTATGCTAACTGGTGATAACCACACCATCGGGACAACCGTTGCTGATGCATTAGGGTTAGACGACGTGAAAACAAATCTATTGCCTGGCGATAAGGTTGATGAAATCCAATTACTACAAGATCAAGAAACTGCTAATCATATGGTTGCATTCGTCGGTGATGGTATCAACGACACCCCTGTTTTAATGCAAGCTGATGTTGGAATTGCCATGGGTGGCTTAGGTTCTGATGCCGCGATTGAAGCTGCTGACCTAGTGATCATGGATGATAAGCCCTCTCGTATCGCAACAGTGATTAAGATTGCACGTAAGACACGTCAAATTGTTGTGCAAAATATCGTCTTTGCTTTGGGAATTAAAACATTATTCCTAGTACTTGGTGCCTTTGGAATCATTGGAATGTGGGAAGCCGTCTTTGCTGATGTTGGCGTAACTGTTCTAGCTGTGTTAAATGCAATGCGTATCCTACGTGCAAAGTACGAGGATTAGCCCTCTATCACGCGCTAACGTGTATTTCTACAATAAGTAATATAATTATCCACTAACAAAGAAAAAGCCCTGTAGCGACGCTACAGGGCTTTTTAAATTGCTATAAATTCTTGTTCTTCTCAATGGCACTTTCAATCACACCATCTTGCGTTAAAATCGGTTGAATTTCGATCCACGTTGATTCGAACAATGTCTTAAATAAGGCATCTTCCCAACTACTTGCAAAATATGGATGGAAAAACGGCAAAAAAGTTTGCAGAATCAACAATCCTCGTTGTTGTCGGAAAGTATCCCAGGCCATCATAAGCTCCACACCCTCAGCGAATGCTTGCATACGTGGGTTGACTATCGTTTCTTGTTTACGTAGCTTTGCTTCGTATAAACGAGCCATCGCCGGTTTATCTAAAAATCCGTTTACGCGATTTTCAGCCAGTTGCCACAGCCAATCATGTAATTTGATTAGTCGTTCTTCTGGTGCCGCACGTTGGGCCAGTTCAAGTACTGGTGCATCAATACGATCAATCCAATTTTGTAGCGCTGCATCATACAATTCTTCTTTATTCGAAAAATGCTTATACAAAGCAGGCGCTGTAATGTTCAAACGACGCGCAATCTCAGCAAGCCGAGCTTGATCGAAGCCTTTTTCCGCTAATACCACTTGGGCAACACGAAATATTTGTTCATTACTAACTTTAGTCATTAGGATAACTCCTTATCTTATTGACGCAATGAGAACTTAACAATTCCTTCCCAACGAGCTGTTTGTGGGAACATGTCAATTGATTGGATGTATTCAACATCATAAATCATGCTCAATTCAACCAAGTCACGCGCCAAAGTTGAAGCGTTACATGAAACGTATACGAATTTTTCAGGCTTAGTTTGCATAATTGTCTTACGCAATGGTGATCCCAATCCTGTACGTGGCGGGTCAACAACCATGGCGTCCGCAATCCAGCCTTCTTCTTGCCATTCAGGAATGATGTATTCTGCTTCACCAACTTCATACTTAACGTTTTCTAGCCCGTTATCTGCCGCATTTTCGTTCGCGTCTTCAACCGCTTCGTAGATTGTGTCCATTCCACGAACTTCTCCAGCCTTATCAGCCAAAGTAATTCCGATTGTTCCAACACCTGAGTACGCGTCAATTAGCTTGTCCGCATGCTTCAAATCCAAGGCGTCGATAACTTCCTTGTACAAACGCTCTGTTTGTAGCGGATTCATTTGCAAAAAGGCACGTGGTGACAACTTGAAAGTCTTGCCGTTGATTGTTTCTGTGATGTAATCCTTACCCCAGACCCAATCAGTTTCGTCTCCCCAAACCAATGAAGTCTTACCTGGGTTAACGTTTTGGTGTACAGAAACAACTTCTGGCAACTTTGCTTCAATCGCATCCAAGAAAGCATCTTGCTTAGGGAATTCATGTCCGTTCGTTACGATTGTAACTTGAACTTCACCTGTTGATTGAGAAGCACGTGCAACCAAAGTCTTGATACTTCCAACGTTCTTCTTTTCATTGTAAACAGACATATCTAGTTCTTCGATAATGTCACGCAATGTACGAATAACCTTCAATGTTAGTGGGTTTTGTGTTGAAATTTCTGGCAAGTCCACAAGTTCGTGTGAATTTGGACGGTACATTCCAACTGCCAACTTCCCCTTCACTTCACGGATAGGGAATTGTGCCTTGTTACGGTAACCAACTGGATTTTCCATACCAATAGTAGGCAAAATCTTGTAACTTGTGTAGTTACGTGGTTGGTACTTTTCAAGCGCTTGACGGATAACATCTTGCTTAAATTCTAGTTGCTTGTCGTAAGCCAAGTGCGCTAATTCAACACCACCAATTGATTGGTCATCCTTAGGTTCAACACGGTCAAGTGACTTTTGCTTGAACTTACGAATTTCTGCTTGAATGTACTTAGGTGTCACTTCAGTAACACGCACATCTACGACTTCACCAGGCAAAGCTCCAGGAATAAATGTGATTTTACGCTTGTAAGATCCAATTCCTTCACCATTAATTCCTAGTCGCTTAACTGTGATTAATAGCTTGTCTCCCACTTCAACCTTAACGTCGTTGGGGTTTGGCTTAACATTTGGACGCTTCTTACGCGGTCCAAACGGCTTGTTATTATTTGATTTAAAATTATTACGCTTATATTGTTCTGCCATTTCGTTCTACAAAAGCCTTTCTTTCTACCACTGTTTCTCAGCGGCTGATTGGTTCATTCTACCATGCTCAACTTAAAAATGTTTGCATTTTACCTAAAA from Weissella ceti carries:
- a CDS encoding amino acid ABC transporter ATP-binding protein, which codes for MLELQHVNKTYTEHQALRDINVTFNPNETTVIVGPSGSGKSTLLRSLNLLERPDTGLYTIDDKQIDFSEPLDTETKLWVRRQTGMVFQQPRMFDHLTILGNITEAPVQVLKQKQKDAEAEARQLLEQVGLADTANRYPYQLSGGQTQRIAIARALAMHPKYLLLDEPTSALDPEMEARILRILKQMSDENQSMILVTHNMKFAQMAADRILFLEDGSITFDGTPETFFNHPTERIQRFLNAFEI
- a CDS encoding ArsR/SmtB family transcription factor; its protein translation is MTELSPVNKLSESDVTGIRDIFKLLSHPMRLQIIYMLEQRTMNVSEIVERLGLEQSAVSHQLILLRKGHLISTSQVGKTVSYSLNDSHILDILNEALEHNQHIHEGSDENCHQA
- a CDS encoding heavy metal translocating P-type ATPase — its product is MKNLHLDAENKRRAILLVAAILLTVCAYMMPLNVVSIVIFLVAYILAGGGVVLKAVRHIFEGDFFDENTLMSIATIGALILGDFPEAIAVMLFFSVGEIIEDAAVDRSKRSITELLSVKPEFANLQTINGFKEVNPETVKIGDFIQIKPGEKVPLDGVVVDGTSTLNTAALTGESMPQTVTTGDEVLSGSINDNGTLLLEVTKVFADSTVAKILDLVENANEKKTDTEKFITKFSHIYTPIVVGAALLLAIIPPLVFGAEWSVWTSRALVFLVISCPCALVLSVPLAFFAGLGATSQHGVLIKGSNYLEALNNVDTVVFDKTGTLTEGRFTVRDIVPENGISREELLAYTAAVEQTSTHPIARSIVQSFEDNLADYTVSNTIETAGHGIGATVNGRNVIVGNNKALATIGLPEQALDNAGTTVFVAVDNVYWGHIVIADQPKADAKGAIDSLHAQGIKKTVMLTGDNHTIGTTVADALGLDDVKTNLLPGDKVDEIQLLQDQETANHMVAFVGDGINDTPVLMQADVGIAMGGLGSDAAIEAADLVIMDDKPSRIATVIKIARKTRQIVVQNIVFALGIKTLFLVLGAFGIIGMWEAVFADVGVTVLAVLNAMRILRAKYED
- a CDS encoding TetR/AcrR family transcriptional regulator; its protein translation is MTKVSNEQIFRVAQVVLAEKGFDQARLAEIARRLNITAPALYKHFSNKEELYDAALQNWIDRIDAPVLELAQRAAPEERLIKLHDWLWQLAENRVNGFLDKPAMARLYEAKLRKQETIVNPRMQAFAEGVELMMAWDTFRQQRGLLILQTFLPFFHPYFASSWEDALFKTLFESTWIEIQPILTQDGVIESAIEKNKNL
- the rlmD gene encoding 23S rRNA (uracil(1939)-C(5))-methyltransferase RlmD, which encodes MAEQYKRNNFKSNNNKPFGPRKKRPNVKPNPNDVKVEVGDKLLITVKRLGINGEGIGSYKRKITFIPGALPGEVVDVRVTEVTPKYIQAEIRKFKQKSLDRVEPKDDQSIGGVELAHLAYDKQLEFKQDVIRQALEKYQPRNYTSYKILPTIGMENPVGYRNKAQFPIREVKGKLAVGMYRPNSHELVDLPEISTQNPLTLKVIRTLRDIIEELDMSVYNEKKNVGSIKTLVARASQSTGEVQVTIVTNGHEFPKQDAFLDAIEAKLPEVVSVHQNVNPGKTSLVWGDETDWVWGKDYITETINGKTFKLSPRAFLQMNPLQTERLYKEVIDALDLKHADKLIDAYSGVGTIGITLADKAGEVRGMDTIYEAVEDANENAADNGLENVKYEVGEAEYIIPEWQEEGWIADAMVVDPPRTGLGSPLRKTIMQTKPEKFVYVSCNASTLARDLVELSMIYDVEYIQSIDMFPQTARWEGIVKFSLRQ